From Panicum hallii strain FIL2 chromosome 2, PHallii_v3.1, whole genome shotgun sequence, a single genomic window includes:
- the LOC112881092 gene encoding uncharacterized protein LOC112881092, giving the protein MPSATSSIAFPRDEPACLFRVSLVCRTWHLLLSEPSFLRRYREHHRTSPVLGFLYNKRFVPTTAAEPPLPPPPVDHFSWVALDCRHGRVLLHTMNPTGLVIWDPITGDQLRVPEVPDEPFSHLTGAVLCAANGCDLTDCRRDLFFVVFGGTADEEVMEDASVTWVSVYSSETGIWSVPAWIHLGPISRSHDVMGPSLLIGNTLHFLLEDGRRILKYELGGHDLSVMNTPPLRVGNMALVMVEDGKLGVAGVEGYNIHLWSWRGAAEWVQGRAIELDMMLSMDIGDPSTKLLVVGFSEGANTIFISANAGIFAVELKSDRIRKISGSGDFDAIIPYASFYSPGTSIKLIYMFPQL; this is encoded by the coding sequence CCCTTGTCTGCAGGACCTGGCACCTCCTCCTCTCCGAACCCAGCTTCCTTCGACGCTACCGTGAGCACCACCGAACATCCCCCGTGCTCGGCTTTCTCTACAACAAGCGCTTCGTCCCTACCACCGCAGCTGAGCCCCCGCTCCCCCCACCTCCGGTTGaccacttcagctgggtagCCCTCGACTGTCGCCACGGCCGTGTGCTCCTCCACACCATGAATCCCACAGGCCTCGTCATCTGGGACCCGATCACCGGTGACCAGTTGCGCGTGCCTGAAGTGCCCGATGAACCGTTCAGCCACTTAACCGGAGCAGTCCTCTGCGCAGCGAATGGATGCGACCTCACCGACTGCCGCAGGGACCTCTTCTTCGTGGTCTTCGGAGGAACCGCCGACGAAGAAGTCATGGAGGATGCCAGTGTCACCTGGGTGAGCGTCTACTCATCCGAGACCGGAATATGGAGCGTGCCAGCTTGGATTCACCTTGGCCCCATCTCGAGGTCCCATGATGTGATGGGCCCCAGCCTACTCATCGGAAACACGCTCCACTTCCTCCTAGAGGATGGCCGCAGAATTCTAAAGTACGAATTGGGCGGCCATGACTTGTCTGTGATGAACACGCCACCCTTGCGCGTGGGGAACATGGCCCTCGTGATGGTAGAGGACGGCAAGCTAGGAGTCGCCGGTGTGGAGGGCTACAACATTCACCTGTGGTCGTGGAGGGGCGCTGCGGAGTGGGTGCAAGGCAGGGCCATCGAGCTGGATATGATGCTCTCCATGGACATTGGTGACCCCTCGACCAAACTCCTTGTGGTCGGCTTCTCAGAGGGTGCTAACACCATTTTCATAAGTGCAAACGCCGGGATCTTCGCTGTTGAGTTGAAATCTGACCGGATCAGGAAGATAAGCGGGAGCGGGGACTTCGACGCCATCATTCCCTACGCAAGCTTCTACAGTCCTGGTACTAGCATCAAGCTCATCTATATGTTTCCTCAGCTGTGA